The Mauremys mutica isolate MM-2020 ecotype Southern chromosome 1, ASM2049712v1, whole genome shotgun sequence genome has a segment encoding these proteins:
- the LOC123366712 gene encoding olfactory receptor 51G2-like, with translation MSAVNDTKFKSIIFLLTKLPGHGDVYLWISIPFCFMYVISIVGNSIILFAVKTDPSLHEPMYIFLSMLAVTDLGILITTMPTILGIYLFNSREISLDACLAQLFFIHLLQCLESSLLLLMAFDRFIAIYNPLRYAAILTLPRIAKMGLVAVLRAVAIILPLPFLLKRFQYCRTNFLSHSYCVHREVMNMACSDITVNIIYGLFTKLLTMGLDSLLIFLSYVMILKTVLIIASHEERLRALNTCVSHLCALLLFYTPDISLSVIHYFVKGSSPLLQIVLGYISLLLAPLMNPIVYSVKSKHLRVRIIKVFIK, from the coding sequence atgtcagctgtcaatgacactAAATTTAAATCTATAATATTTCTTCTAACCAAGCTGCCAGGTCATGGAGACGTATATCTCTGGATTTCTATCCCCTTCTGCTTCATGTATGTTATTTCGATAGTAGGAAATTCAATTATTCTGTTCGCTgtaaaaacagatccaagcctccatgagcccatgtacattttcctttccatgttggccgTCACAGACCTTGGCATATTGATAACTACCATGCCGACGATACTGGGCATATACTTGTTTAACTCTAGGGAGATCAGCCTCGATGCCTGTTTAGCCCAGCTCTTCTTCATCCACTTGCTTCAGTGCCTTGAGTCCTCTTTGCTGTTGTTGATGGCCTTTGATCGCTTCATCGCAATCTATAACCCGCTGAGATATGCTGCCATCTTAACCCTGCCAAGAATAGCCAAGATGGGACTGGTGGCTGTGCTAAGAGCGGTGGCCATAATACTTCCACTTCCCTTTCTCCTGAAACGGTTTCAATACTGTCGAACCAAtttcctctcccattcctactgtGTGCACCGGGAGGTCATGAACATGGCTTGTTCGGATATCACAGTCAACATCATCTATGGATTGTTTACTAAACTCTTAACAATGGGGTTGGACTCGctgctcatcttcctctcttatgtgatgatccTCAAAACAGTGCTGATCATTGCATCCCACGAGGAGCGCCTGagggccctgaacacctgcgtctcccacctctgtgccctcCTGCTCTTCTACACACCAGATATCAGCTTGTCTGTGATACACTACTTTGTGAAGGGCTCTTCTCCCTTACTTCAGATTGTCCTGGGCTACAtctccctgcttcttgccccgCTGATGAACCCAATTGTGTACAgcgtgaaaagcaaacaccttcgtgTGAGGATAATCAAGGTGTTCATCAAGTGA
- the LOC123362227 gene encoding olfactory receptor 51G2-like has protein sequence MSDVNNTKLNSVIFLLTRLPGHGDAHLWISVPFCFIYVISIVGNSVILFIIKTDPSLHEPMYIFLSMLAITDLGISITTIPTILGIYLLNSRHISLNACLAQLFFIHLLQCIESSVLLLMALDRFIAIHNPLRYAAILTLPRIAKMGLVAVIRAMVVILPLPFLLKRFQYCKGNVLSHSYCLHQEVMNMACSDIRINSIYGLFTKLLTMGLDSLLIFLSYVMILKMVLSIASHKECLRALNTCVSHLCVVLLFYTPEISLSVIHRFGKGSLPLLQILLGYISLLLPPLMNPIVYSVKSKHLRERIIRVFIK, from the coding sequence ATGTCAGATGTCAATAACACCAAATTAAATTCTGTAATATTCCTTCTCACCAGGCTACCGGGCCATGGAGACGCACATCTCTGGATTTCTGTCCCATTCTGCTTCATTTATGTTATTTCaatagtaggaaattcagtcattctgttcattataaaaacagatccaagcctgcatgagcccatgtacattttcctttccatgttggccatcACAGACCTTGGCATATCGATAACAACCATTCCGACGATACTGGGCATATACTTGCTTAACTCTAGGCATATCAGCCTCAATGCATGTTTAGCCCAGCTCTTCTTCATCCACTTGCTTCAGTGCATTGAATCCTCTGTGCTGTTGTTGATGGCCCTTGACCGCTTCATTGCGATCCATAACCCTTTGAGATATGCTGCCATCTTAACCCTGCCGAGAATAGCCAAGATGGGATTGGTGGCTGTGATAAGAGCGATGGTCGTAATACTTCCACTTCCCTTTCTCCTGAAACGGTTCCAATACTGTAAAGGCAATGTTCTTtcccattcctactgcctgcaccaggaGGTCATGAACATGGCTTGTTCAGATATCAGAATCAACAGCATCTATGGATTGTTTACTAAACTCTTAACAATGGGGTTGGACTCGctgctcatcttcctctcttatgtgatgatccTCAAAATGGTGCTGAGCATCGCATCGCACAAGGAGTGTCTGagggccctgaacacctgcgtctcccacctctgtgtcgtCCTGCTCTTCTACACACCAGAGATCAGCTTGTCTGTGATACACAGATTTGGGAAGGGCTCTTTACCGTTACTTCAGATTCTCCTGGGCTACATCTCCTTGCTTCTCCCACCGCTGATGAACCCAATTGTGTACAgcgtgaaaagcaaacaccttcgtgAGAGGATAATCAGGGTGTTCATCAAGTGA